The nucleotide window acatatttattgtaaaatcacAGTAATTGTTGAGTTGACAACACTCAGATTTTTTGGATGAGGAAGTTAATATTTTATTATATCTGTACAGAGCTACAGTGGCAGTGAGACAACTTGAAAGCATCACAAAAGCTGGCGAGTGTTATTCTGCATCAACTAGCATTACACTGCGTACCAAATAACATGTTCTCCAATGACTTCATTTCAGTGAAATGATGATTCGTCCTCATCAGTAAACTTAGTAATACGTAGACAGACAATAGTTTAGAACATACCGGCCCATCAGAAAACATTCAATAAGTTCAAGAGAAGTGACCTCCTCTGAAGGCAAGTACGCAATGAGCAGCATGCGTCCACCTGATGCCAACAGGCCTCTACACTACACTGTGTCCAGGTCCTTTTGAGTGCACAGCTGCCATTCAGCTGAAAGGTCTCTATGTGAGTTCCGCCTCTATGACCAAATGGAACACATCTACTTTCTTTATGCGGTTGAACAGGACAAGAACATCTGTACATATGCGACAGGGATCCTCTTGGCGCTTTCATTTTTTGATCATTATGGTGATCAAAAACAttgactttttatttttataatggAAGTTAAACCTTTCATATTAAGTGTGCATCCAAAATACAAACACTTAAACCCTTTAAAGTTCATTAGGAGTCATAAGGCAGACCTTTTGTGTCCGAAGTACAGAGAATACGTTTAGTTTAGTTGGCAAAAAACCCACCAACATGTATGTTGCCGTCTGTAGGAAACGACATGTTTCTGCCTGGCATTGAGTTTAAGTAAAGTAATTCTATCTAAAGCAGTTAATGACTTACACCCCACCGGAGCATCTACGTAAACCCAATTCATCAGAACAAATATGGCGATCAGTATTTTGGTTCAAATTGACGTATTAATGTGCGTAAAAGGTAAAAGCAGCCGTCTTTAGTGGTAGGCCGTTTGTCACATCACATGTTAACAACCTTCCTCTCATTCCAGGAAGACACGTTAGTCCATTTTCTCTGCGATGCGTCCCATTTTGGTTCGCATGTTGCGTACGAGGAAGAAGCCAATGGTGGCAGAGGCCATTATCACCTCGGCTACCCAGAAGGCCATGTCCCAGCTGTGATGTTTGGCAATAGTGCTGAAGGGAAGCCCCGCCATGAACGCCCCCACTGCAACAGAACACAGTGTGTTTAGACGGATCAATTAGAGTACAGTGACGATACACGTGTGAATCTGGAGCCTACCATTAGCCATCAGAGCCACAACAGCGTGAGAGGTTCCACAGAAATTCGGAGGAGCACATTCACTGGCTATCACCCCAAACAAGGCGATTGGTCCGTAGGAAGAAAATCCAAACATAGCACCGAGGAACAGGATCCAGATCTGTGTGTGACAAAGAGAAAACGTGGATCAGTGTTCTTGAATGTGttaataacattacattacatgtcacttgttagacgcttttatccaaagcgacttacttaCTCAATACGGTGgacatttggggtgaagtgtcacaacgacatgctgactgcagtggggtttgaacctgtgaccccctgatcccaacacactagtccactgcgccacagcctcctTAATAACATTCAGTTCATCAAATTGTAAGGCCCATAACACTCAGTGATTTTGAGCAGTGGTGGAATAATTACTCAGATCTCTTACAATTCTACAGTataaaaatactctgttacatgtaaaagtactgcataaaaaatattttaaagaaCAAAAGTATTCACACTTAATACCCTCTTGTGTTTTGGGGGGTTTCCCTCTCCTttctgtgcatgtcaatggtctgcacaGGCTTAGTTCcccgtgttccctccagagggaattTTAAAATCATGTATAAATAATGGGATTATACTTATTGATGCAATAACCAATGTTAATCATTGTAATGTTGCCTCCGGTAAAAGTGAGTTTAATTAAAGTACTTTGTATACTGTTGGGTAGCTTGATCtgtaataataaatcatatcaTTTGCATTGATTTATACTTCGTAAGAATAATAAAAAACAGGTAATGAGCTAATGctgtaaaataaatatagtgGAATAAAAAGAACAACATATGCCTCCAAAGTTAatggaataaaagtataaagtaaCAAAGTGAGAatactcaaataaagtcaaacttgtacttaagtaaatgtatttacttaaatTCCACCAGTTTTTTTAACATACCTCTTTTTCTGATACACCAATGAGGACAGAGACGGGATGAATGACTTGGACCCAAAGAGGCGCCTCCTGAGGACAGACCATAATCTCTGGTGAAGTTTCAATAGGGCACACATGTTTATTCCATGCACAGTATTAATTAAAGGTGCCGTTACCTGGGGGATTTCAGGCGTGATGGTGACTCTGAACAGgtacatggacacacacatccCGCTCATCATGAAGAGGAGCAGGCCGTGGCGCGGGTTTCCGTGGGTGCCCAAGCCTTGCTGAAGTCAAAGAGAGGATCCTTTTTTTAAACACTGTACTCCGGTTAATAATCATTTTTGCCCAATCTACCTCATGGCTGTCACTCACCCGAGACACAGCTCTGTCAGAGAGTAAGCCCGCTGCCAGGCTGCCCACAAAGCCCCCCACCTCCAGGGCACTCATGTAGGTGCTGCCTGTGGGGAACACCGGGGGTCAGCCCCATTCACCAGCAGGAGGAAATACAAATCTGTgacaattaaaacaacatacCCATGAGGACCGTCTGGCCCTTATCCTGAATGAGGAACAGCAGTCCCCAGTCAGTGGCAGCCGTCTTCACCCCGAACACCACCAGGTAGCCCAGAGACAGCACCCACAGGAAGGGGGAGAGGAGGAACTCCTTCAGAGTGCTCTCACTGTTTCCtgtacacaaacagacacatatATGCAATGCAAAGGGAAGTATGAGTGTAATACAGGAAGTGCACTTGTGTGTGTGCTTAATAAAACTATTATAATTACTCATTCTTTACTGCACGGCCATCACTTTGCTTTTAACATGGTTCGCAACATGCAAGCCGACCGCACCAACTCTGCTATACAATATAGCAGAGAGGAACTTCTTCACATCAGAACCTTTGTGGACAATAACCCACCTACAGACAATGGAGATTCGCAATGGCTGCCTGCCGTCCTACCTGAGGGACGCAGGAGGAAGACAAAGCGGGGGTCCTGTGCTGGGCTGCTGGTCAGACTGAGGAAACGAGAAAACCGACCCCCTCTTCCGAGTATTCTTCTGGCTAATGTTCAATCCGTTGAAAATAAGCTAGATGAAGTCAGAGGTCGGATTGCTTTTCAACGGGACATTAAGAACTGTAACGTGTTCATTCTCACCGAGACTTGGCTCAACCCCGCTATCCCGGACTCCGCCATTGTTCCTGACGGATTCACTATTTTTCACCAGGACAGGAAAGTTCACTCTGGGAAAAGTAAAGGTGGCGGTGTGTGTGTAATGACTAATAAACACTGGTGCACAGATGTGAGGGTTATTTCTTCGGACTGTTCCGCTCATTTAGCGCACCTCGTGATCACATGCCGGGCttttcagctgccgagagaatTCTCATCTGTTGTGATCACAGCAGTGTATATGCCGCCGTTAGCCGACAACACGGCACTCGATCAGCTGTTTGGAATTATCGACAAGACCGAGACTTCAGGGCCAGTGGTGGCGTTTGTTTTGGCCGGGGATTTTAACACCGCTAATATGAAGAAGGTCCTGCCGAAGTACTACCAACATCAGCTGCCCGGGCCGCGGGGGAAACATACTGGACCATGTTTATTCCCCTTTTCGACATGGATATAAGGCTCTCCCTCGCCCTCCCTTCGGCAAATCAGACCACAtttcactgctgctgctgcctgcttACAGGCAGAAACTTAAACGGGACAGACCGGTAACAAGGACAGTACAGCGATGGAGTGAGGAGTCAGACTCAGCTCTGCAGGATTGCTTCGAATCTACGGATTGGAGTGGGTTTGAGGACaataacatcaacacacacacggacacggtCATCTGCTACATTGGGAAATGCATCGATGACATGGTACTGAAGGTTTCTGTGCGAACATTCCCGAATCAAAAGCCCTGGATAAACGGCGAGGTGCGTGGCAAACTGAAAGCGCGCACTATCGCACACAGAGCTGGAGATTTGGAGGAGTTCAGGAATTCTAGGTATGAACTCCGGAGAGCTATCAGCAGTGCAAAGAGACAGTACAAAGACAAGGTGGAATCTGACTTCAAAGGCTGTAACACCCGGAacatgtgggcgggactaagaacAATGACAGACTACAAAGGAGCAGCGGGGGGTGCTGCGGGAGTGTCTGCGTGTGCATCTCTCCCAGATGAGCTGAACAGTTTTTTTGCACGTTTTGAGAGCAGCCAGGCTGTGGAGGCACAGAAGGACCAGGAGCCCTGCCCTTTTCTTTTAAACAGGGCAGATGTGAGCAAATCCTTTAAAAGGGTTAACCCACACAAGGCTCCTGGACCTGATGGCATCCCTGCCGTGTTCTCAGGGTGTGTGAAGTTCAGCTGGCAGAGGTGTTCACAGACATCTTTAACAGGTCCCTGCTGCAGTCTGTAGTCCCCACATGCTTTTgttcctgtccccaaaaagacaAAAATCACCAGCTTCAACGACTACCGCCCAGTAGCACTCACCTCCATCATcatgaagtgctttgagcggttagtcaaaaccttcatcacctcctccctgcctgactctggaccccctgcagtttgcctacagagcaaacaggtccacagacgacatagccctcaccatccacactgccctctcacacctGGACCAGAGGAACACATATGTGAGAATGCTGTTCATTGATTACAGTTCAGCTTTCAACACCATTGTGCCCTCCAAGCTGGTCATCAGCTTAGAGACCTCGGGCTCAACAGCGCCCTCTGTGactggatcctgaacttcctgacgggcagaccccaggcagtgcgggtggggaacatcacatcctccaccctgatcctcaacactggagcccctcaaggctgcgtgctcagccctctcctatactccctgttcactcacgactgcgtgaccacacacagctccaacaccatcgtgaagtttgctgacGACACGACCGTCATCAACCAGATCTCAGACGGCGACGAGACggcgtacagagaggaggtcgaaaacctgacatcttggtgccaggataacaacctccatccCAACGTCAGCCAAAcaaaggagctgattgtggactacaggaagcagcagggagagggacacgcccccatcgccatcaatgggactatggtggagagagtcagcagcttcaggttcctctgggtccacatcactgaggacctgacatggactcttcacaccaccaccatcaccaagaaagctcgacagcggctcttcttcatccgcaggctgagg belongs to Pseudochaenichthys georgianus chromosome 14, fPseGeo1.2, whole genome shotgun sequence and includes:
- the LOC117458860 gene encoding glucose-6-phosphate exchanger SLC37A4-like, with the protein product MGATGYGYYRATIFPCMFIGYALFFFNRKTFSFVMPSVMEEIQLDKDDLGLITSSQTMAYAISKFISGVLSDQISARWLFSIGLFLVGGINVAFSWSSTVPMFSLLWFINGLGQGCGWPPCGKVLRKWFDPSQFGTWWSVMSCSVNLAGSLGPILVTVLLQYYDWRTIVTMSGIVCASFSFVCVLFVKNEPKDVGLPSIQAAAKKGAKAGGNSESTLKEFLLSPFLWVLSLGYLVVFGVKTAATDWGLLFLIQDKGQTVLMGSTYMSALEVGGFVGSLAAGLLSDRAVSRQGLGTHGNPRHGLLLFMMSGMCVSMYLFRVTITPEIPQEAPLWVQVIHPVSVLIGVSEKEIWILFLGAMFGFSSYGPIALFGVIASECAPPNFCGTSHAVVALMANVGAFMAGLPFSTIAKHHSWDMAFWVAEVIMASATIGFFLVRNMRTKMGRIAEKMD